TCGTCCATGCACAAATATTATACACATGGTCTCAAGTTATCCCAGAAAATAAATTAAGCATACGTGCAATTACAGACAATGACATGTGTCCCATTGTTTATGTCGATGGCGAGGAAATAGAAATGCTGAATCGCAGCTCAATTAACAATGGTGATCATAACGAAACAGTTTGTGAACTGACAGTACAAACAAGTGCCAAAAACATTAGTATTGAGGATCTACGAGTTCCTATATTACCAGAAAAGGTTAATAAAATTGCTTTTATTGGTGACACGGGTTGTAGAATAAATATGTTATTTCAGCAGGAATGTAATTCGGTAGATAGCTGGCCTTTAAAAAAAAATTTAGATTCAATCGCCCTTCATAAACCAGATTTAATTATCCATGTTGGTGATTATCATTATAGACAAACAAAATGTAGAAATACAAAAAAGTGTGGCGATATTTATGGATATAATAAAGAAGCTTGGTACGCTGATTGGTTTGAGCCTGCAAAGGATATTTCATTACAATCCCCTTTCCTTTTTGTTCGTGGAAACCATGAGAGTTGTGATAGAGCTTATGAAGGATGGCTCAGATATCTAGATTCATACCCTTTTTCGCCTGAAAAATGTGAAAATCTTGTTTCTAGTTGGTCTTTAGATGCTGGACCGATGAAATTTTTTATCTTCGACTCTTCATCCGGTGAGGATATTTTTACAACCCAAAGC
The window above is part of the Wolbachia endosymbiont (group A) of Bibio marci genome. Proteins encoded here:
- a CDS encoding metallophosphoesterase family protein, whose amino-acid sequence is MNIANIFIFLALSLITSFHFVHAQILYTWSQVIPENKLSIRAITDNDMCPIVYVDGEEIEMLNRSSINNGDHNETVCELTVQTSAKNISIEDLRVPILPEKVNKIAFIGDTGCRINMLFQQECNSVDSWPLKKNLDSIALHKPDLIIHVGDYHYRQTKCRNTKKCGDIYGYNKEAWYADWFEPAKDISLQSPFLFVRGNHESCDRAYEGWLRYLDSYPFSPEKCENLVSSWSLDAGPMKFFIFDSSSGEDIFTTQSTIDAFERQFDKLIQDKPTWFLTHKPLWRSPKKEFLTLKSHGNLTQIEAFGDKFPSNVTTIVSGHIHIAQILLMDNAPDQIIVGNGGTLLHAQDQEPVYQNVEFDYSNGRNYLAHEVRNFFGFGFAILNLDDHKFTFYNQHNKEMYSAKLTEDFKLKRIKTIVNSF